Within Egicoccus sp. AB-alg2, the genomic segment ATCGTGGTCGGGCTCCGCGGAACTCCACCGGGGCCGCCCCGTCAACCCCGGCGTGCCGACGGGGGCCAGCCTCAGTGGCTGCTGCAGGCGACGGCCGCCGTGGCGGCGGCGATCGTCGTCCTGCTGCTCACCGGCTGGCCGGTCGGGGCGCTGCTGGCCGGACTCGTCGCGGTGGTGGTCCCGGGGACACTCGGCCGCATCCGACAGGAGGCCGACATGGTCGCCCGCACCGAGGCGGTAGCGGCCTGGACCGAGCTGCTGCGCGACACCCTCGCCGCTGCGGCCGGCCTCGAGGAAGCGATCGCCGCCACCGCGACTGCGGCCCCCGAACCGATCCGTCCCGAGGTGCAGCGGCTGGGCCGCCGCCTAGACCACGGGACGCTGCCTGACGCGCTGGAACGCTTCGCGGACGAGCTCGCCAACCCGGCCGCGGACCTCGTGGTCGCTGCGTTGCTGACCGCCGCCCGCCGCGAAGCCCGGGAGCTGGTGCCGCTGCTGACCGAGCTCGCCCGCTCCGCACGAGCGGAAGCCGAGATGCGGCTACGGGTGCACGTCAGCCGCGCCCGGATCCGCACCGCGGTGCGGGTCGTGGTCGGCACGCTCGGGCTGTTCGCGGGCGGGCTGCTGCTGTTCAACCGCCCCTACCTCGCCCCGTACGGCACCGCGGTCGGGCAGCTGGTGCTG encodes:
- a CDS encoding type II secretion system F family protein, which produces MVLIGAVCGAALGLGILLIVVGLRGTPPGPPRQPRRADGGQPQWLLQATAAVAAAIVVLLLTGWPVGALLAGLVAVVVPGTLGRIRQEADMVARTEAVAAWTELLRDTLAAAAGLEEAIAATATAAPEPIRPEVQRLGRRLDHGTLPDALERFADELANPAADLVVAALLTAARREARELVPLLTELARSARAEAEMRLRVHVSRARIRTAVRVVVGTLGLFAGGLLLFNRPYLAPYGTAVGQLVLLGVGVVFAAGWWLLQKMAAIEAPERFLARPSEGRWS